A genomic segment from Bosea sp. OAE506 encodes:
- the mgtE gene encoding magnesium transporter, protein MTDTENAAAAANERPIRDEDGAIDTALVEQVSQALLLSDLTTLRSVVADMHEADLGALLEALDAEERTRLISQLGRDFDFTALTEVDDSVREEILETLSPETVAEGVRDLDTDDAVYILEDLDEADKQEVLDRLTPAERIVLQQGLDYPEGSAGRRMQSEILAVPAFWTVGQTIDHLRQTDDLPERFFEILVADPAHHFVGSVPLDRLLRTRRPVGIATLVEEDSRSIKATDDIEDVARLFQRYNLIAVPVVDDASRLVGVVTIDDIVDVIEEAADDDVKQLGGVNADEELSDPVREIARSRFSWLFVNLVTSFLAAAVMSLFEAQLSQVVALAILAPVVASQGGNAATQTMTVAVRALATQELGGWNLRRFFTREMIVGLINGVGFALITGIVAALWFGSQGLGVVIAIAMVVNLLAAAMAGVVIPVVLDRYAIDPAVASGTFVTTVTDVVGFFSFLGIAAIWLAYA, encoded by the coding sequence ATGACGGACACCGAGAACGCTGCGGCTGCCGCGAACGAGCGCCCGATCCGCGACGAAGACGGCGCCATCGACACCGCGCTGGTCGAGCAGGTCTCGCAGGCGCTTCTCCTGTCCGACCTGACGACGCTGCGCTCCGTCGTCGCCGACATGCACGAGGCCGATCTCGGCGCGCTGCTCGAGGCGCTCGACGCCGAGGAGCGCACGCGGCTGATCTCGCAGTTGGGCCGCGACTTCGACTTCACCGCGCTGACCGAGGTCGACGATTCGGTCCGCGAGGAAATCCTCGAGACTCTGTCGCCCGAGACGGTGGCCGAGGGCGTGCGCGATCTCGACACCGACGACGCCGTCTACATCCTCGAGGACCTCGACGAGGCCGACAAGCAGGAGGTGCTCGACCGGCTGACCCCCGCCGAGCGCATCGTCCTGCAGCAGGGCCTCGACTATCCCGAGGGCAGCGCCGGCCGGCGCATGCAGAGCGAGATCCTCGCCGTCCCCGCCTTCTGGACCGTCGGGCAGACGATCGATCATCTGCGCCAGACCGACGATCTGCCGGAGCGCTTCTTCGAAATCCTCGTCGCCGATCCGGCGCATCACTTCGTCGGCTCCGTGCCGCTCGACCGGCTGCTGCGGACGCGGCGCCCCGTCGGCATCGCGACGCTGGTCGAGGAGGACAGCCGCTCGATCAAGGCGACCGACGACATCGAGGACGTGGCGCGTCTGTTCCAGCGCTACAACCTGATTGCCGTCCCCGTCGTCGACGACGCCTCGCGGCTGGTCGGCGTCGTCACCATCGACGACATCGTCGACGTCATCGAGGAAGCCGCCGACGACGACGTCAAGCAGCTCGGCGGCGTCAATGCCGACGAAGAACTCTCGGATCCGGTCCGCGAGATCGCGCGCAGCCGCTTCAGCTGGCTTTTCGTCAACCTCGTCACCTCCTTCCTCGCCGCGGCGGTGATGAGCCTGTTCGAGGCGCAGCTCTCCCAGGTCGTGGCGCTGGCCATCCTCGCCCCCGTCGTGGCGAGCCAGGGCGGCAACGCCGCGACGCAGACCATGACCGTGGCGGTCCGGGCGCTGGCGACTCAGGAGCTCGGCGGCTGGAACCTGCGCCGCTTCTTTACCCGCGAGATGATCGTCGGGTTGATCAATGGCGTCGGCTTCGCGCTGATCACCGGCATCGTCGCGGCGCTCTGGTTCGGCAGCCAGGGGCTCGGCGTGGTCATTGCCATCGCCATGGTGGTCAACCTGTTGGCCGCCGCCATGGCGGGCGTCGTGATCCCGGTCGTGCTCGACCGTTACGCGATCGACCCTGCCGTCGCCTCCGGGACCTTCGTCACCACGGTCACCGACGTCGTCGGCTTCTTTTCCTTCCTCGGCATCGCCGCCATCTGGCTCGCTTACGCCTGA
- a CDS encoding FliM/FliN family flagellar motor switch protein — MKADLDLVPVELTVVLGSARMPIYKLLRMGRGAIIELNASETDEVQILANNHPFAKGIVVVSGQKISVEITQMLKRPTVYTLQTVAAAA; from the coding sequence TTGAAGGCTGATCTCGATCTCGTTCCCGTCGAACTGACGGTCGTGCTGGGTTCCGCGCGGATGCCGATCTACAAGCTGCTGCGCATGGGCCGCGGCGCCATCATTGAGCTCAACGCCAGCGAGACCGACGAGGTCCAGATTCTTGCCAACAACCATCCCTTCGCCAAGGGGATCGTCGTCGTCAGCGGCCAGAAGATCTCCGTCGAGATCACCCAGATGCTGAAGCGGCCGACGGTCTACACCCTGCAGACCGTGGCCGCGGCGGCCTGA
- the lipB gene encoding lipoyl(octanoyl) transferase LipB → MKTREALSELFLPAAGSPPVEWVVAERPVGYDEAVAEMEHRAGLIADGLAAERVWLVEHPPLYTAGTSAKDEDLIAPERFPVHRSGRGGQYTYHGPGQRVAYVMLDLKRREPDLRRFVAALEAWLIDTLDAFNVRGERREDRVGVWVRRPEKAPDAEDKIAAIGIRVRRWVSFHGISLNVEPDLGHFDGIVPCGVSRHGVTSLVDLGLPVTMDDVDVALRASFERIFGPTV, encoded by the coding sequence GTGAAGACGCGCGAGGCGCTCTCCGAATTGTTCCTGCCCGCCGCTGGCTCGCCGCCGGTCGAATGGGTCGTGGCGGAGCGGCCCGTCGGCTATGACGAGGCCGTGGCTGAAATGGAGCATCGCGCCGGGCTGATCGCCGATGGTCTTGCAGCCGAGCGGGTCTGGCTGGTGGAGCATCCGCCGCTCTACACCGCCGGCACCTCGGCGAAGGATGAGGATCTGATCGCGCCGGAGCGATTCCCGGTCCATCGCAGCGGCCGCGGCGGGCAGTACACCTATCACGGTCCTGGCCAGCGCGTGGCCTATGTCATGCTCGACCTGAAGCGGCGCGAGCCGGATCTCCGGCGCTTCGTCGCGGCACTCGAAGCCTGGCTGATCGATACGCTCGACGCCTTCAATGTCCGCGGCGAGCGGCGGGAGGACCGGGTCGGCGTCTGGGTCCGGCGGCCGGAGAAGGCGCCCGACGCCGAGGACAAGATCGCCGCCATCGGCATCCGCGTGCGCCGCTGGGTCTCGTTCCACGGCATCTCGCTCAATGTCGAGCCGGATCTCGGCCATTTCGACGGGATCGTGCCCTGCGGCGTCAGCCGGCACGGCGTCACCTCGCTAGTCGATCTCGGCCTGCCGGTGACGATGGACGATGTCGATGTCGCGCTGCGCGCTTCGTTCGAGCGGATCTTCGGCCCGACGGTCTGA
- a CDS encoding carboxyl transferase domain-containing protein has protein sequence MPVIESKVDLASADAQANAQAWSGLCGELLERRATAALGGNERSRERHVARGKLLPRERVLRLLDPGSPFLEIGSLAAFGMYEGDVHGAGMIAGIGRVAGRECVIVCNDATIKGGTYYPMTVKKHLRAQEIARENRLPCLYLVDSGGANLPHQTEVFPDREHFGRIFYNQATLSAEGIPQIAVVMGSCTAGGAYVPAMSDETVIVKQQGTIFLGGPPLVKAATGEVVSAEDLGGADVHARLSGVADHYAGDDTHALAIARRIAGNLNSVKRPDIDIAEPVEPLYDPAELEAVVPTDLKKQYDIREVIARLVDGSEFDEFKKLYGTTLVTGFARIHGIPVGIIGNNGILFSESALKGAHFIELCCQRRIPLLFLQNITGFMVGRDVETRGIAKDGAKLVTAVASARVPKITVLVGGSFGAGNYGMCGRAYSPRFLFSWPNSRVSVMGHEQASSVLATVRRDNIEADGKSWSAEEEEAFKKPIRDKIEAEGSPYYATARLWDDGIILPSETRRVLALAFSACLNAPVPETKFGVFRM, from the coding sequence GTGCCGGTCATCGAGAGCAAGGTCGATCTGGCTTCGGCCGATGCGCAGGCCAATGCGCAGGCCTGGTCTGGTCTGTGCGGCGAATTGCTGGAGCGGCGCGCCACCGCAGCGCTGGGCGGCAATGAGCGCTCACGGGAGCGCCATGTCGCCCGCGGCAAGCTCCTGCCGCGAGAGCGCGTGCTGCGCCTGCTCGACCCCGGCTCGCCCTTCCTGGAGATCGGCTCGCTCGCGGCTTTCGGCATGTATGAGGGCGATGTGCATGGCGCCGGCATGATCGCCGGCATCGGCCGCGTCGCCGGGCGCGAATGCGTCATCGTCTGCAACGACGCCACCATCAAGGGCGGCACCTACTACCCGATGACGGTGAAGAAGCATCTGCGGGCGCAGGAGATCGCGCGCGAGAACCGGCTGCCCTGCCTCTACCTCGTCGATTCGGGCGGGGCGAACCTTCCGCACCAGACCGAGGTCTTCCCGGACCGCGAGCATTTCGGCCGGATCTTCTACAACCAGGCGACGCTCTCGGCGGAAGGAATTCCGCAGATCGCGGTGGTGATGGGCTCCTGCACGGCGGGCGGCGCCTATGTGCCGGCGATGTCGGACGAGACGGTCATCGTCAAGCAGCAGGGCACGATCTTCCTGGGCGGGCCGCCGCTGGTGAAGGCGGCGACCGGTGAGGTCGTGAGCGCCGAGGATCTTGGCGGCGCCGATGTCCATGCGCGGCTTTCGGGCGTTGCCGATCATTATGCGGGCGACGACACCCATGCGCTCGCCATCGCGCGGCGTATCGCCGGCAATCTCAACAGCGTGAAGCGGCCCGATATCGACATCGCCGAGCCGGTCGAGCCGCTCTACGACCCCGCCGAACTCGAGGCGGTGGTCCCGACCGATCTCAAGAAGCAGTACGACATCCGCGAGGTCATCGCCCGGCTCGTCGACGGCTCGGAGTTCGACGAGTTCAAGAAGCTCTACGGCACGACCCTGGTCACCGGCTTTGCCCGCATCCACGGCATTCCTGTCGGCATCATCGGCAATAACGGAATCCTGTTCTCGGAAAGCGCGCTGAAGGGCGCGCATTTCATCGAGCTGTGCTGCCAGCGGCGCATCCCGCTGCTGTTCCTGCAGAACATCACGGGCTTCATGGTCGGGCGCGACGTCGAGACCCGCGGCATCGCCAAGGACGGAGCCAAGCTGGTCACGGCGGTCGCCTCGGCGCGGGTGCCCAAGATCACCGTGCTGGTCGGCGGTTCGTTCGGTGCGGGCAATTACGGCATGTGCGGGCGAGCCTATTCGCCGCGCTTCCTGTTCTCCTGGCCGAACTCCCGCGTTTCGGTGATGGGCCATGAGCAGGCCTCCAGTGTGCTGGCGACGGTGCGCCGCGACAACATCGAGGCGGATGGCAAGAGCTGGAGCGCCGAGGAGGAGGAGGCCTTCAAGAAGCCGATCCGCGACAAGATCGAGGCCGAGGGCTCGCCCTATTACGCGACGGCGCGGCTCTGGGACGACGGCATCATCCTGCCTTCGGAGACGCGCCGGGTGCTGGCGCTGGCCTTCTCGGCGTGCCTCAATGCGCCGGTGCCGGAGACGAAATTCGGCGTCTTCCGCATGTGA
- a CDS encoding DUF2177 family protein, translating to MKILLTAYGAAALAFLAIDAVWLSTMANLMYRPLLGDLLAPSFRLVPAILFYAMYIGGIVFFAIRPALATGRLATAALHGAALGFVAYGTYDLTNHATLRDWPAIITIADMIWGTLLTASASVAGYAAARRVA from the coding sequence TTGAAAATCCTCCTGACGGCCTACGGCGCCGCCGCCCTCGCCTTCCTCGCCATCGACGCGGTCTGGCTCTCGACCATGGCGAATCTGATGTACCGCCCGCTGCTGGGCGATCTGCTGGCGCCGAGCTTCCGGCTGGTGCCCGCCATCCTGTTCTACGCGATGTATATCGGCGGCATCGTCTTCTTCGCCATCCGCCCCGCGCTGGCGACCGGCCGCCTCGCCACTGCTGCGCTGCACGGCGCGGCACTCGGCTTCGTCGCCTACGGCACCTACGACCTCACCAACCATGCCACGCTGCGTGACTGGCCGGCGATCATCACCATCGCCGACATGATCTGGGGCACGCTGCTGACCGCGAGCGCCTCAGTCGCGGGTTATGCCGCCGCCCGGCGCGTTGCCTGA
- a CDS encoding DUF2147 domain-containing protein: protein MKLKTTLIALGLSIAPALPALANSADPSGVWLRDDGNARVRIAPCGSNICATNVWIKDTSGGEEVGDRLVLTLQPNGADSLKGEAFDPKRNRRFAMTLTVKPDGLSTRGCIVGVLCKTVNWKPAE from the coding sequence ATGAAGCTGAAAACCACGCTGATCGCCCTTGGCCTGTCGATCGCCCCGGCGCTGCCGGCGCTGGCCAACAGCGCCGATCCGAGCGGCGTCTGGTTGCGCGACGACGGCAATGCGCGCGTGCGCATTGCGCCCTGCGGCAGCAACATCTGCGCGACCAATGTCTGGATCAAGGACACGAGCGGCGGCGAGGAGGTCGGCGACCGGCTGGTTCTGACGTTGCAGCCGAACGGCGCCGACAGCCTCAAGGGCGAGGCCTTCGACCCCAAGCGCAACCGCCGCTTCGCCATGACCCTGACAGTGAAGCCGGACGGTCTTTCGACGCGGGGCTGCATCGTCGGCGTGCTCTGCAAGACCGTAAACTGGAAGCCGGCCGAGTAG
- a CDS encoding bifunctional diguanylate cyclase/phosphodiesterase: MITHPTAPLRQSGQVAAALLPIVRRNYLPALLVNYVASTAVSGLAATAGATWVWWWFGFVTLVSLLRIAVQRAIVAAVTRGAAISPAREILIAGLGKLAAAASWAVLAWLLLGVADPLVKFATSIVLAGMAAGAIGILSPFGVIGPLYIAILMVPGAIRLMLTSGPDSVIGLLGLVFCCVMIAGHRANRILLLQSVQLGQRNTELMAEILDANQTLENKVRERTETLEHQASHDLLTGLLNRRGLSEQFEKVVARAGTAEVYFLDLNRFKRINDTLGHDAGDYVLREIALRLMTRLPAQALIARWGGDELVVVTPGSAQAEASATVLEKLFSTPYVFYGQTLDVGASVGVACYPQDGQGLEELIWAADLAATQAKRQNSAVPLSYDHSLAIALQRRERIADDIAAGLKQDQFWLAFQPIVAAATGDLHGFEALLRWTHPTLGTLAPDEFIPIAEESNQIAMVGAWVLDRACAAAARWQRGGVRAAVAVNCSVRQLAQPEFVDIVRGALARHQLGAQWLHLEVTESVFMPADDEQTLAVLTQLDALGICLAVDDFGTGYSSLARLRDFPMRQIKIDKSFIADIDGRSRSVIEGAALIARRFALQIVAEGVETEAQATALLSLGIDSFQGYLVGRPVAQPQTAVNCPWLGANAAVAG; this comes from the coding sequence TTGATCACGCATCCCACCGCGCCCTTGCGTCAGTCGGGTCAGGTTGCCGCCGCGCTGCTCCCGATCGTCCGACGCAATTATCTTCCCGCGCTTCTCGTCAACTACGTCGCCTCCACCGCCGTCTCCGGGCTCGCCGCCACCGCCGGCGCAACCTGGGTCTGGTGGTGGTTCGGTTTCGTCACGCTGGTCTCGCTGCTGCGGATCGCCGTCCAGCGGGCCATCGTGGCGGCGGTGACGCGCGGCGCCGCGATCTCTCCCGCACGCGAGATCCTGATCGCGGGCCTCGGCAAGCTCGCCGCCGCGGCGAGCTGGGCCGTGCTGGCCTGGTTGCTGCTCGGCGTGGCCGATCCGCTGGTGAAGTTCGCCACCAGCATCGTGCTGGCGGGCATGGCGGCGGGTGCGATCGGTATTCTCTCGCCCTTTGGCGTGATCGGTCCCCTCTACATCGCCATCCTGATGGTTCCCGGCGCGATCCGGCTGATGCTCACCTCCGGGCCCGATTCGGTGATCGGCCTGCTCGGACTTGTGTTCTGCTGCGTGATGATTGCCGGCCACCGGGCCAACCGCATCCTGCTGCTCCAGTCCGTCCAGCTGGGCCAGCGCAACACCGAGCTGATGGCCGAGATCCTGGACGCCAACCAGACGCTCGAGAACAAGGTTCGCGAGCGCACCGAGACGCTGGAGCACCAGGCCTCGCATGATTTGCTGACCGGGCTGCTCAACCGCCGTGGCCTGTCGGAGCAGTTCGAGAAGGTCGTGGCCCGCGCCGGCACGGCGGAGGTCTATTTCCTCGACCTCAACCGCTTCAAGCGCATCAACGACACACTGGGCCACGATGCCGGCGACTATGTGCTGCGCGAGATTGCGTTGCGGCTCATGACCCGCCTGCCGGCGCAGGCGCTGATCGCCCGTTGGGGTGGCGACGAACTGGTGGTGGTGACGCCCGGCTCAGCCCAGGCCGAGGCCTCCGCCACCGTGCTGGAGAAGCTGTTCAGCACGCCCTACGTCTTCTACGGCCAGACGCTCGATGTCGGCGCGAGCGTCGGTGTCGCGTGCTATCCGCAGGACGGGCAGGGGCTCGAGGAGTTGATCTGGGCGGCCGATCTCGCCGCGACACAGGCCAAGCGCCAGAACTCCGCCGTGCCGCTGAGCTATGACCATTCGCTCGCCATCGCCCTGCAGCGGCGCGAGCGCATCGCCGACGACATCGCCGCGGGCCTGAAGCAGGACCAGTTCTGGCTCGCCTTCCAGCCGATCGTGGCAGCGGCCACCGGCGATCTCCACGGCTTCGAGGCGCTGCTGCGCTGGACGCATCCGACGCTCGGCACGCTCGCTCCCGACGAGTTCATCCCGATCGCGGAGGAGAGCAACCAGATCGCGATGGTCGGTGCCTGGGTGCTGGATCGCGCCTGTGCGGCCGCGGCGCGCTGGCAGCGCGGCGGCGTGCGCGCGGCGGTGGCCGTGAACTGCTCGGTGCGGCAGCTCGCGCAGCCGGAATTCGTCGACATCGTGCGCGGCGCGCTCGCCCGCCACCAGCTCGGCGCGCAATGGCTGCATCTCGAGGTCACCGAATCGGTATTCATGCCGGCCGATGACGAGCAGACCCTTGCGGTTCTGACGCAGCTCGACGCGCTCGGCATCTGCCTCGCCGTCGACGATTTCGGTACCGGCTATTCCTCGCTGGCGCGCCTGCGCGATTTCCCGATGCGCCAGATCAAGATCGACAAATCCTTCATCGCCGACATCGACGGCCGCTCGCGCTCGGTGATCGAGGGCGCGGCGCTGATCGCGCGGCGCTTCGCCCTGCAGATCGTCGCCGAGGGCGTCGAGACCGAGGCGCAAGCCACGGCGCTGCTGTCGCTCGGCATCGATTCCTTCCAGGGCTATCTGGTTGGCCGCCCGGTCGCCCAGCCGCAGACGGCGGTGAACTGCCCCTGGCTCGGCGCCAACGCGGCCGTGGCGGGCTGA
- a CDS encoding SDR family oxidoreductase: MPAASTPAHDKVAIITGAGSGVGRAVALAFLKDGYRTVLAGRRADALEETIALSGAAAGRALAVPTDVTDKASVQALFAKTTATFGRVDVLFNNAGVNAPGGVLLEDLSIEDWQKVVDTNLTGPFLCTQEAFKAMRDQVPQGGRIINNGSISAHAPRPNSVAYTATKHAITGLTKTASLDGRKYGIAVGQVDIGNALTEMARKMTTGVPQADGSIKVEAVMDVDNVATTVLHMASLPPEANVLFVTVMATNAPFVGRG, from the coding sequence ATGCCCGCCGCCAGCACGCCCGCCCATGACAAGGTTGCCATCATCACCGGAGCCGGATCGGGCGTCGGGCGGGCCGTAGCGCTCGCTTTTCTGAAGGATGGCTATCGCACCGTGCTGGCCGGCCGCCGCGCGGATGCGCTGGAGGAGACGATCGCCCTGTCGGGCGCGGCCGCCGGGCGCGCGCTCGCCGTCCCGACCGACGTCACCGACAAGGCCTCGGTCCAAGCGCTTTTCGCCAAGACGACGGCCACGTTTGGCCGTGTTGACGTGCTGTTCAACAATGCCGGCGTCAACGCGCCGGGCGGCGTGCTGCTGGAGGATCTGTCGATCGAGGACTGGCAGAAGGTCGTCGACACCAACCTGACCGGCCCGTTCCTGTGCACCCAGGAGGCCTTCAAGGCGATGCGCGACCAGGTTCCGCAGGGCGGCCGCATCATCAACAACGGCTCGATCTCGGCCCATGCGCCGCGGCCGAACTCGGTCGCCTATACCGCGACCAAGCACGCCATCACCGGGCTGACCAAGACCGCCTCGCTCGACGGGCGCAAATACGGCATCGCCGTCGGCCAGGTCGATATCGGCAATGCGCTGACCGAGATGGCCCGCAAGATGACCACGGGCGTGCCGCAGGCGGATGGCTCGATCAAGGTCGAGGCCGTCATGGACGTCGACAATGTCGCCACCACGGTGCTGCACATGGCAAGCCTGCCGCCGGAGGCAAATGTGCTGTTCGTCACGGTGATGGCGACGAACGCGCCCTTCGTCGGTCGCGGGTGA
- a CDS encoding cation transporter: MSEPLPVVPTTARAYTLTIWGIALGILVFATGVVAWALAVGNAQLFKDGVDWVYDVALYGIAAIVFGRDARAERLAAMAIGTVMAVAGLHTLYDLAAKIITPRPIEVWALGFSAGSAVVIAVLIVGVLWRFRGEDNPVIKATWLSSRNDVISTTGFALLGLAARVAPVRWPEYLFDVFVAGLCFQASWAIWRSLRTKPAEAPVQNKAATAPVGGL; this comes from the coding sequence ATGAGTGAGCCCCTTCCGGTCGTGCCGACGACTGCCCGCGCCTACACCCTGACGATCTGGGGCATCGCGCTCGGCATCCTCGTCTTCGCCACCGGCGTCGTCGCCTGGGCACTCGCCGTCGGCAATGCCCAGCTGTTCAAGGACGGCGTCGACTGGGTCTATGACGTTGCGCTGTACGGCATCGCCGCCATCGTCTTCGGCCGCGATGCGCGGGCCGAGCGGCTGGCGGCGATGGCGATCGGCACCGTGATGGCGGTGGCGGGGCTGCATACGCTCTATGACCTCGCCGCCAAGATCATCACGCCGCGGCCGATCGAGGTCTGGGCGCTGGGCTTCTCCGCCGGCAGTGCGGTCGTCATCGCGGTCCTGATCGTCGGCGTGCTCTGGCGCTTCCGGGGCGAGGACAATCCCGTCATCAAGGCGACCTGGCTGTCCTCGCGCAACGACGTGATCTCGACCACGGGCTTCGCGCTGCTCGGGCTGGCGGCCCGCGTCGCGCCGGTGCGCTGGCCGGAATATCTCTTCGATGTCTTCGTCGCGGGGCTGTGCTTCCAGGCCAGCTGGGCGATCTGGCGTTCGCTGCGCACGAAGCCTGCCGAGGCGCCTGTGCAGAACAAGGCGGCGACAGCCCCGGTCGGCGGGCTATAA
- a CDS encoding acetyl/propionyl/methylcrotonyl-CoA carboxylase subunit alpha, with translation MSIAEKLPSILIANRGEIACRVIRTARRLGLRTIAVYSDADAEALFVQMADEAYRIGPAPARESYLDAGKILAVAKEAGAACIHPGYGFLSENADFAEACAQAGIVFVGPPASAIRAMGLKDAAKALVEKAQVPVVPGYHGAEQGVDFLAGEAQRIGYPVLIKAVAGGGGKGMKKVDRPEDFADALTSAQREGQSAFGDGRVLVEKYVLSPRHVEIQVFGDSHGHVVHLFERDCSLQRRHQKVIEEAPAPGMTEEVRAAMGKAATEAARAVGYVGAGTVEFIADGREGLKADRFYFMEMNTRLQVEHPVTEAITGLDLVELQLKVAAGEPLGFSQSDVTATGHAVEARLYAEDPEKGFLPSTGKLWALQFPEGEGIRIDTGVEAGDTVTPFYDPMIAKVIAHGATRTEALDRLGAALGETVVAGPRTNLAFLKALTEAPGFREGPFDTGFIERNISALGAEPQPLDAAAVAAAALQLEEDREAAVVMQAAERADGEARSPWLVADAFSLMPRPALGLPLLVDGERVEARIEWHEAGARVSLPGHDIDEGEHEIALAQGERGTWLALHRGRQTAVSLFDPFSVDLDAAAGSGGVVKAPMHGKLIAVFVSAGEVVTKGQRLAIVEAMKMEHVLTAPRDGTVSEIGAEPGAQVAEGAKVVVLGD, from the coding sequence ATGTCGATTGCCGAGAAGCTGCCCTCCATCCTGATCGCCAATCGCGGCGAGATCGCCTGCCGCGTCATCCGCACGGCCAGGCGGCTGGGCCTGCGCACCATTGCCGTCTACTCCGATGCCGATGCGGAGGCGCTGTTCGTGCAGATGGCGGACGAGGCCTACCGGATCGGCCCGGCGCCGGCGCGCGAGAGCTATCTCGACGCGGGCAAGATCCTGGCGGTCGCCAAGGAGGCGGGCGCCGCCTGCATCCATCCGGGCTACGGCTTCCTCTCCGAGAACGCCGATTTCGCCGAGGCCTGCGCGCAGGCCGGCATCGTCTTCGTCGGTCCGCCGGCCTCCGCCATCCGGGCGATGGGACTGAAGGATGCCGCCAAGGCGCTGGTTGAAAAGGCGCAGGTGCCGGTGGTGCCGGGCTATCACGGGGCTGAGCAGGGCGTCGATTTCCTCGCCGGGGAGGCGCAGCGGATCGGCTATCCCGTGCTGATCAAGGCGGTCGCCGGCGGTGGCGGCAAGGGCATGAAGAAGGTCGATCGGCCTGAGGATTTCGCGGACGCGCTGACCAGTGCGCAGCGTGAGGGCCAGAGCGCCTTCGGCGACGGGCGCGTGCTGGTCGAGAAATATGTGCTTTCGCCGCGCCATGTCGAAATCCAGGTCTTCGGCGACAGCCATGGCCATGTCGTGCACCTCTTCGAGCGCGACTGCTCGCTGCAGCGGCGCCACCAGAAGGTCATCGAAGAGGCGCCGGCGCCGGGCATGACGGAGGAGGTCCGCGCCGCCATGGGCAAGGCCGCCACTGAGGCGGCGAGGGCGGTGGGCTATGTCGGCGCCGGCACGGTCGAGTTCATCGCCGATGGGCGCGAAGGGCTGAAGGCCGACCGGTTCTACTTCATGGAGATGAACACCCGCCTCCAGGTCGAGCATCCGGTCACCGAAGCGATCACCGGGCTCGATCTGGTAGAGCTGCAATTGAAGGTCGCCGCCGGCGAGCCGCTCGGTTTCAGCCAGTCCGACGTCACCGCGACCGGCCATGCCGTCGAGGCGCGGCTTTATGCCGAGGATCCGGAGAAGGGCTTCCTGCCCTCGACAGGCAAGCTCTGGGCGCTGCAGTTCCCCGAGGGCGAAGGCATCCGGATCGACACCGGCGTCGAGGCCGGCGATACGGTGACGCCATTCTACGATCCGATGATCGCCAAGGTGATCGCCCATGGCGCGACGCGGACTGAGGCGCTGGACCGTCTGGGCGCGGCGCTGGGCGAGACGGTCGTTGCCGGGCCGCGGACCAATCTGGCCTTCCTGAAGGCGCTGACGGAGGCTCCCGGCTTCCGCGAAGGGCCCTTCGACACCGGTTTCATCGAGCGCAACATCTCCGCGCTCGGTGCCGAGCCGCAGCCGCTCGATGCCGCGGCGGTTGCAGCGGCGGCGCTCCAGCTCGAGGAGGATCGGGAGGCCGCGGTCGTGATGCAGGCGGCCGAGCGGGCCGATGGCGAGGCGCGCTCGCCCTGGCTCGTGGCGGACGCGTTTTCGCTGATGCCGCGGCCCGCGCTCGGCCTGCCGCTGCTGGTCGATGGCGAGCGGGTCGAGGCGCGGATCGAGTGGCACGAGGCCGGCGCCCGAGTCAGCCTTCCCGGCCACGACATCGACGAGGGCGAGCATGAGATCGCGCTGGCGCAAGGGGAGCGCGGGACATGGCTGGCGCTGCATCGCGGCCGGCAGACGGCGGTGTCGCTGTTCGACCCGTTCAGCGTCGATCTCGACGCCGCGGCGGGCTCAGGCGGCGTCGTCAAGGCGCCGATGCATGGCAAGCTGATCGCCGTCTTCGTCTCGGCTGGCGAGGTCGTCACCAAGGGGCAGCGGCTCGCTATCGTCGAGGCGATGAAGATGGAGCATGTCCTGACGGCCCCGCGCGATGGCACCGTCAGCGAAATCGGTGCGGAGCCGGGCGCGCAGGTGGCCGAGGGCGCGAAGGTCGTGGTGCTCGGGGATTGA